A window of Garra rufa chromosome 6, GarRuf1.0, whole genome shotgun sequence genomic DNA:
TCGCTGTTGTAACGGTGATCTCAGCAAAACTGCACTCAGAGTCATTATAGGTTGTATTTCAGTGCACCTGCATGCTTAAGTAATGTGTTCTGTGGACTAAAGTGCACCCACGTGGTATGAGCCATTGGTTTGGTGTCTGAGAGATAGTGAAAGTGTTGGGATGAATGGTCAATGAAGTCTACTATTTGTTTTTTGATAACTAAAAGATGTCATCCGTTTTGTTTTCCAGCTCTATGCCGGCAGACATGACCATGTTGGCGGATCACACAGCACGGCAGTTGCTGGACTTCAGTCAAAAGCTAGACATCACCCTGCTGGACAATGTCGTCAACTCCATGTACTATGATGTGGGATCTCAGGTATGAGTTTGTTTGCAAAATCCAAGGCCGTTCTGGTGTTTTGCCTACATTTAAATCACATACAGTGCTTTCCATTGTGATTATTTCAGCAAAGACTGGCACAAGAAGTTCTCACCAACTTGAAGGACCACCCGGATGCCTGGACCAGAGTGGACACCATATTGGAGTTCTCCCAGAACATGAAGACAAAAGTatgtcaactttattttcatcgttttgctagatgatAATTCTGGTACATTAAACTCATGATTACTCTTTGCTGTTTGTATTGCAGTACTATGCTCTTCAGATACTAGAGTCAGTGATCAAAACGCGCTGGAAGATTCTTCCACGAAACCAGTGTGAAGGTGAGAGACTGTATGACTTAAGTCTGAACATTTACGCACACTGACCTTGGTCTCTATGGAGAATCTATTACACACCTCCACCTTCTATAACACTGCTGTCATGTGGAAACAAAATGACTCTTAGGAATCTCTGTTCACAGGAATTAAGAAATATGTTGTCGGACTGATTATCAAGACTTCCTCTGATGCCAACAGTGTAGAGGTAATAAAAATGCTTCATATGTTTAGTGTTACTTTTACTGtttgtatttgagtttttttttattttcagtttaattttaaagttttgttGTCTTTTTAGCTTGTTGCATtggtttaatttttgttttagttattgaAGAAATATGTaaagtttaaatgaaaatgagattGTGGGGGGATAAATATTTTAATtggctttattttttttaaaaatgatttattaaatttttcaaattattaaaaatattttcattacttgaagtaaaaataaacaactgaaaaaaaaatcgttaaaatttgagttttttttgcattattaataattttttttgctaatttcatcattattaaaataactaaaaaagtaGTTCTTATTTAAGTTTTACTTAATAAAGTAGTACTTCAACTTTAAGTGAATGAAAATgataatttttgccttgacatctaacttctgttcaccaagcctggatttatttgatccaaaatacagcaaaagcagtaatattgtgctATATATAGATATTATGTATAtctatttttattattgaaaatagctgttttctattttaatatattttaaaatgtaatttattcctgtgatcaaaactgaattttcatcattacgccagtcttcagtgtcacatgatccttcagaagtcattctgatatgctgacttggtgcttaagaaactttttttaaataataattatccaTAACTAAAactgagtactttttttttttttttttttttttttttttttttctttgtggcctaaattctttgatgaatagaagggtccaaaggtcagcatttatctaaaataaaaagcttttgtaacaatatacactatggTACAAAtgtctttttcagataaatgctgttcttatgaactttcgattcattaaagaaaccttaaagttttcaacataatactactaataaatgtttttggagcagctaatcagaatattagaatgatttctgaaggatcatgtgactggagtaatgatgctaaaaattcagctttgaaatcacaggaataaattacattttaaaatgtgttcaaatagaatcagttattttaaatagtaaaaaatatttaaaaattttgctgtaatttggagactttaaaccattaaaaaattaaatcttactgttcaaaaacttctgactggtattgtgtatatattaaaaacagtttttagttttagttaactaattACCCAGATTGACTTGTTTTTGTGCTTATACAGAAGGAAGGGGTTTACATAGCAAAGCTCAACATGATCCTGGTGCAGGTGAGTTTCATTTCAGGAATATGTGTAGTAAAGATTTTGTAAGAGCGAATGACTCATTGCTTTATCGCTCATGTTGTGTTCCTGTTTGTGTGTAGATTCTGAAGCAGGAGTGGCCGAAGCACTGGCCCACATTCATCAGTGACATTGTGGGAGCGAGTCGCACCAGTGAGAGCCTGTGTCAGAACAACATGATCATCCTAAAGCTCCTCAGTGAGGAGGTGTTTGACTTTTCCAGCGGGCAGATGACTCAGGTCAAAGCCAAACACCTAAAGGACAGGTACACATGACCTGCAGTGCATGTGACAGTTACAGATTGTGCAGGGTGTGGCTGGAAAAGTAATTGCAGTGATATTTACTCAAACACTTTCCCTTTTTCTTTTTGCAGTATGTGCAACGAATTTTCCCAAATATTCCAGCTGTGCCAGTTTGTCATGGTATGTTACAAGCATGTTATTAAAGAGATGCTGTATTTATAGTGTTTTTCtaattaaaggagtagctcattcattcaaaaatgaaaatatgctgctCAGCCTCAGGCCATTCAAAATGTAGATGTGTTGGTTTCTTCATTAgaacaggtttggagaaatgtggCATTGCATTACTCGCTCACCaattgatcctctgcagtgaatgggtgctgtcagattTAGAGCTCATAAAAACTTCACAAAAATCCACATGTGACCCAAACTAGTCCACTCACGTCCAAAGAATGAACTTGATTATTGAAAACATGCTGCTTTTCACTCCACATGACattcattgatggactggagtggtgtggattgttgtaatgtttttatcagctgtttggactctcattctgatgccacccattcactacaaaggAAGTGATGTAATTCTCCGTTTCTCCAAATATATTCTCATGAATtaccaaactcatctacatctttgatggcctgagTGGGAGTAAATTTCAGCTAATTTTCCCTTTTGAGAGAACTATTTCTTTATGTACAGTACAGTTGAGTTTATTTACCCCACCTTATTTGATCAGGAAAATTCCCAGAATGCCCCTCTGGTCCACGCCACCTTGGAGACCCTCCTTCGATTCCTGAACTGGATTCCGCTGGGCTACATTTTTGAGACCAAACTTATCAGCACGCTGGTGTACAAGGTAACACAACTCGAGGTCTCTAATTGTAGCTCGTTTGATTTAATGAAATGCCGTTGCAGCAGACCGCTGTCACTCCTCTCACAAAGGCGCACTGTCATTGGTTCAGCTTGCCAGTGCgtaagaaagagaggaaaatcattggagcactggctgttcaTATTGGCTCTCTGCTCAAAGCTTTGTGTCCGAGCTGGTGCTCCTACATTCATAGCTTTTCACTTAGTGAAAATCACTGAGTGTTCCTGAaagtttctgatttattttttgatttctTTCACAGTTTCTGAATGTTCCGATGTTCCGGAACGTCACTCTAAAATGTCTGACGGAGATCGCAGGTGTCAGTGTCAGTCAGTACGAGGAGCAGTTTGTGAACTTGTTCAGTCTCACCATGATACAGCTCAAACAGGTACATGTGTGCACACACActataatgtttttgtttgtttgtttttaataaataaatacatatttaacacggatgcattaaattgatcaagtgtGGTCATAAAGActcttataatgttacaaaaaatctgtttcaaataaatgctgttcttttgaactttctatataTCAAAGAATGCACTTTTGTTGATCTTCAATTCaacttattagaatgatttctgtaggatcatgtgacactgaagactagattaatgatgctaaaaattcagctttgtatcacaggaataagtttTAAAACTTTCAAATGTATTCAAATACCAAAAGGATCTAAAATGGTCAGTTATTTCTGTTATTTGCTTTAGTGTCAgtaaaaaatatcagtttacatttccatattttgacattaattgtaataatccagtgagtgATTTTGCTTGCAATTCTGCGACAAGACGTCATACCCAATGAAATAGACTGTATTTCCTAATACAgtgtaatttctcatttgtattcctTACCACTAGATGGCATACATGTAGTACTTCCattctagaccaaaattacgTCTTGTTCCTATTCAAAGTGTTGGAGGAAATCATAGAGAAAGTGAGCGATCTTCATTGATGCGGAAGCAGTACAGTTCATAGCGTAAATAGagtaaattgtcagatttgtgaggagaaaagcacCAAATGGCTGATTAAAAAGTTGTACCGTGAGGatgtgttgcaaatgttattttccGATTCTGACTCTAAAGgggaatatttgtcttttggaaatgacGATCAGCCATCTAATAGACGCGCATCTCGCGGTACATCTTTGCGGAGCTGTTGTGCTGCTGTGTAAGACGAGATTGTTCATGAAGCAcaaacaaataaagcacaaacaaatgttgcaaatgttatttgccgattctcactctgaaggggaatgtttgccttttggaAGTGATGATCGGCCGTCTAATGGACGCGCGTCTCCCGGTACATCTTTGCATAACAGTGGTGCCGCCGCGCAAGACGAGAAAGTGTTCACAAAGCACAAACCAGCGATCATTTCGTCCCTTTGCCCAAAAGGAATGGGGGTGGCAGGGGTGAATGTGCTCATAGTGTACACAGGGGtatagtaatattctaataatttagtaatttcttctgttttattgttggtttcctctattctcatccatttgatcattttactactatatagtagtgtaaaaagtaatatttttgttttattgttggtgttctctttttttgatcatttggaatgaggataaaaagaagaaaaaacatgcaaataagttaaaacatccatttattatcttttatttcctgaatattacttaTGAAATGATaaaacagttggctactgttcacatgcattttattactacatcgaatagtaatatagtaataatttagtactttttccttttttattgttggtttcctctttctgatcatttgaaataaggataaaagacaaaaaaaatgagcaaacaacttcaaacatccattcaatatttattatttcctgaatattatcaactgatcaaacagttggctactgttcacatgcattttactatatagaatagtaataatttagtactttttcctgttatattgttggtatcctcttttctgataatttggaatgaggataaaaggcaaaaaatgtgcaaataagttcaaacatccattcaatatctattatttcctgagtattactgatgaactaatcaaacattaggctactgttcacatgcgttttactatatagtatagtaatatagtagtaattgagtaatttttcctgttttattgttggttttctcttttctgatcatttggaatgaggataaaaagacaaaaaaaactaaaaaaaaacatctattcaatatctactatttcctgaatattattaatttcaatcccgcccccatgatgacgtcataatatgcaaattagatgggaatatttacaccccacatcaacttttggtgatgcccaacatttttctaatttacagtctttaagccctttcaagccacaagcttttgaaaacttgatgtcaaaatccaggatttttccaaaaaaaaacctggcgcctaaagggttaaaggataactattgccaaaatgcaacctgggctgttttttttttttttactgtaaacgagacaaacatatatctaaaaacataattacgacaaacgagccgtttttgagattgaccgtgatttcgttttgtggtcaaggaccgtgaatgggagtactaggtgCATAACTTTGAGTGCATCAAAACCGATAATTTttcaacactaagaaggctcgacacaccatgaaacattgctcgaagtatcgcctgggtctctacacatgaactccagcatcgATTAtcaaaaaatatcgattttgatttgatgtaattcacagattgattcctctttaaaacttctcttaacatacatacaaagttatgattaaatacccgttttggtattctggtaaacacagtcggttatgtcttcagtgaaccgaaacagctgagaaagagatcaGTATTGATCAGTATCAGCATGCCAGTATTAGGTacgtgcatttggccttaaagagacagcatcaaataaatacctgcagtgagaagcactagttattttacaattaaatattaaatttctgCACTTGAATGCTAGTGTTATTGATTTCATTAGTAActgtgttgtattcatctacacttgtcatttgtgtaattgttcttgttttgttactgactttattagttgagctagtagtttttgctgtggattagaagtacttaaagcattcagtaattaatatacaactaacttttttttgtttcgtttgttttttgctgatctgaaaaatgatccgatccgtgactccaaatccgtgatatgatcagaaccgtgagttttgtgatccgttgcaccactaataaCTTTGATTCACTGTCGCGTAGTATGATAAACACGGAACCAGTTTGGTAATTGCTTCTGGCTGGTCCAAAATTGTGTGACACAGACTTAAGAGCGGACCGTTTTAGCCTCTAAGAGTTTGaagtttcagaatttttttttctgttcagacttgatatttgaaattttgaaatctgcaaataaacgctgacattttaagctgtctcctGATCCATTTCTAATTATGTTCAGCAGAGTAATATATGTTGATTGTTGCCTCATTGTAAGACCGcatggaaaaaaaatgcattataataacaCGCATTCAAACACAGGGGTGTTAGTTATTGGTTGCGtatggcattaaaaatgttagaaatggcattaaaaagggcattaaaaggcatttaaataagatttgaaaatcctgcagaaaccctgcttaattattacagttaatggcaaaataaatgttggagatgtaaactgatatttagtgttcatttttaaacaatacaCCAAATGCATCACTAATTTTTCCTGTTCGACAGATGCTGCCTCTGAGCACAAATATCCGTCTGGCGTATTCAAATGGAAGAGATGATGAGCAAAACTTCATCCAGAACCTCAGTCTGTTTCTCTGCACCTTCCTCAAAGAGCATGGACAGCTGATAGAGAAGAGACTCAACCTCAGAGAGACGCTTATGGAGGTATACACTTTGTTAAACGTAGTGAAAAAGATGTTAAAGTGACACAGACTCTTAACTTTTTAACTCCCATGTGCTCAGGCCCTGCATTACATGCTGTTGGTGTCTGAGGTGGAGGAGACGGAGATCTTTAAGATCTGTCTGGAGTACTGGAACCATCTGGCCGCTGAGCTCTACAGAGAGAGTCCCTTCTCTACTTCCACCTCTCCGCTGCTGTCGACCAGCCAACACTTCGACGTGCCGCCCCGCAGACACCTCTACTTGCCTGTGCTTTCCAAGGTCAGTTAGTCAAGGTGTATAGCAGCTCCACTTCAAAAAGTTGATAGCTAGCTAGAGAAAATCTGACTGTGTTTTTGACCCTTCTCAGGTGCGTCTTCTGATGGTGAGTCGCATGGCCAAACCGGAGGAGGTTCTGGTGGTGGAGAACGATCAGGGCGAGGTGGTGAGAGAGTTCATGAAGGACACCGACTCCATCAACCTCTACAAGAACATGAGAGAGACTCTGGGTAACTATTATGGGCTGTTTTCTAACTGAGCAGAGGAAAAGTAAATGGAGAAAGCTTTATAATGATCTCTTTGTTCTGTCCAGTCTATTTGACTCATTTGGACTATGCCGATACGGAGCGGATCATGACAGAGAAGCTTCATAATCAAGTGAACGGTACCGAGTGGTCCTGGAGGAACCTGAACACGCTGTGCTGGGCCATCGGCTCCATCAGTGGTGCCATGCATGAGGAGGATGAAAAGAGATTCCTCGTCACAGTCATTAAGGTGTTtatgtgaaaattcagctttgcatcataggaataaattgcatgttaaaatatattaacatagaaaacaactatcttaaattgtaattatatttcataattttgctgtttttactgtatttttaatttaaaaaaaatgcagccttgatgagcagaagaaaacatttaaaagccTTAACACCAGTGTTAATTTAGTTGAAGACGACAACAAAAAATAGTcagtcacagaaaaaaatgtttgttaatgAATAAGACGAGACGTTGTATCTGATGATAAACGAGACGGCACTAGAATGTTATTTGAGGACTACTGGACGTTCAAAATACATCCTATAGGTTAAGTTAACTGTCTTGTCTTTCAAAATGTGCAACCCTGTCATTGGATCATAAGAGGCGTTTGCATATCTAGTCTTAGTATGAAAGCCGCAGTGGACGGATAAGCTACCAAAACGCAGGCTAGCAATTTGAAGCAATGGCCTCAGCACCCGAAGGGATAGGGATAGGGTGACCAGACATCTCGTTTTTTCCAGAAGTCACAATTCGTTGTCGGGTTAACTAATTAAACACAATCAGTTCTCAGTgctcaaatacacacacagtAGTCCAAATGTCTATCGGTTGAGTATCTCATGTAAATACAGTCAGTTATGGCTTAAGTGAATGTAAACGGGTGAAAACTGAATGTGTGTCGGTATTACATGTATGCCTTCCGTCTTAAAGGGACAGCATTCCTAATTAAATACctgtatatttttaatgttaaccAACAGAAGATGGTAAACAAATGTATACATAGTAAGTAAACTTACTGTATCTGAAAAATGAGTTTAATTTGTATCTCtgcccagaaatgaaaattgtcttttatttcagtttttccaAATTCAGTCCTTAATTCAAATTTCTCGTAAGCTTCATTGACTTACTCTAAAGAAAGAATTAATGACTATTTTTGTTTGAAGACTATGAAATGGCTACCACTTAAAAGTTGACAAAAATGCAGTGACTTTTCATAGACTAAAACTATGAAAGACTCAAATGACTAAAATGTGAtttaagactaaatcaaaaatgcCTGTCAAAATTAACTGCTTAACACCAAATTTCTGTTTCTGTCTCAGGACCTGCTGGGTCTGTGTGAACAGAAAAGAGGGAAAGACAACAAGGCCATCATCGCCTCTAACATCATGTACATCGTCGGCCAGTACCCACGATTCCTCAGGGCTCACTGGAAGTTCCTCAAGACTGTCGTCAACAAGCTCTTTGAGTTCATGCACGGTGAGGATTGGATTGTGTTAGAGCTTTTTGTCTGGGCATGCATGCAGATTTTACCATAATAGTGTATAATGTATATTAATTGTTAAATCTCTCTTGCTCTTTCAGAGACACATGATGGTGTGCAAGACATGGCCTGTGACACCTTCATCAAGATCGCTCAGAAGTGCAGAAGGCATTTTGTGCAGGTTCAGGTTGGGGAGGTGATGCCCTTCATCGATGAGATCCTCAACAACATCAACACCATCATCTGTGACCTGCAACCGCAGCAAGTGCACACATTCTACGAGGCTGTGGGATACATGATCGGTGCACAGACAGATCAGGCTGTCCAGGAGCGCCTGATCGAGAAATACATGCTTCTTCCCAACCAGGTGTGGGACAGCATCATCCAGCAGGCCACCAAGGTAagaagcagtgttattttagtaataCTGAGATACTGTTGCAGTTTTAGTTATGGTTTAAACTAGTTTATTCactttgtgtttttgtctttttattcctAATTTTTtggtaaatttatttatttcagtttatttatgtGGATTTCAAGTTTTAGTTAACCATCATAACTTATCTAtatacttcattttttttttttggtttgttttaataattttattattatgtaattattattgttagttttagtacatcaagttaaacaaaATGTGAAATCTGTCCTTTTTTTGtgtaatgtttgtttttgtttttaatggttttaattaagtgtttattttaataataactctGGTGGTAAcacataattaattttaatttttaattttaatactcaGAACTTTCCAAATGAAAACCAAAAGGGCTTGTATAATAAAAACTGGATTTTTCTTGCTCTTAAGTTCTAACTACCAAGTTGAAACAGCAGCACCTAAACTCAAAGCGCATGTCGTCTCTCTTTATTCAGAACGTGGACATCCTGAAAGACCCAGAGACGGTGCGTCAACTAGGCAGCATCCTGAAGACCAATGTAAGAGCGTGTAAAGCCGTGGGTCACCCCTTCGTCCTGCAGCTAGGCCGCATTTACCTGGACATGCTCAACGTCTACAAGTGCCTGAGCGAGAACATCTCTTCTGCCATCCAGAGCAACGGTAAGCCACGCACACCGACATGGAGCACATGAGCCACATACTAACGGCTCACGGTTAACTCTTTGATCTTTCTCTGCAGGTGAGATGGTGACCAAGCAGCCTCTGATACGAAGCATGCGGACGGTGAAGAGAGAGACGTTGAAGCTCATCTCCGGATGGGTCAGCCGCTCCAACGACCCACAGATGGTTAGTTCTGATTATCCTGAATCAGTCTACACTTGTCAAATCAACAACCTGAGTTTGACAGCAGTACAAAGCATTTTTGTTGTCTTTTCAGGTCGGAGAGAACTTTGTTCCACCTTTGCTGGAGGCGGTTCTTATTGACTATCAAAGGAACGTTCCAGCAGCTCGAGAACCAGAGGTGCTCAGCACTATGGCAACCATCGTCAACAAGCTTGGCGCTCACATAACAGGGGAGATCCCCAAGATATTCGATGCTGTGTTTGAATGCACCCTCGAAATGATCAACAAGGTTAGTCCATCCTGTCTGTCAGTGCAACCGTTTCATTTTATATATGTTGATAAACTTCAAGTCAAGTGCATGTATAAACTGTTTTTCACAATGTAGGGCTGAGCGATTAATCAAGATCGAACCAAAATCATGATATGTCTTAGTGTGCTTATCAAGTTGCAAACGCTGATTTAATGTAACCATATATGCTGTGTGTTGTGCAGCACTTTTCATTTCTTATATATgagcagctctgttcacagtaaatgcttaaAAAAGTTGCTTAAAATGTGCATTAGGGAACACAAAGTGCTCAAATCCTCTTCTCACAATTGTAATGAGCATTGTCTCAAAAGAGAAGCTTAAGGTTTGCCTCAAAATAAAAAAGCTGAATTGTTTAGTGTTTGAAAATGAAGAGGTCTGTAAATGAGTACTGTAATTTAACAGTTGCACTAGaaagtaatatattattatatttttaattatttttattttacaatgaaACATTACAATAGTACAATTTCTAGTTAATAGTAATAACTATTATTAGTTGTAGTATTTTGCTTATTTTACAGTGATATTTTAAGTATTACAATAGTAACATTTATATAGTaacacttattttattatttgtttttcgtAATAGACTTAGTAATGACTAAGATTATTAGTAGTGTTATTGTTCTCTTTTGCAGTGAAATGGT
This region includes:
- the xpo1a gene encoding exportin-1, giving the protein MPADMTMLADHTARQLLDFSQKLDITLLDNVVNSMYYDVGSQQRLAQEVLTNLKDHPDAWTRVDTILEFSQNMKTKYYALQILESVIKTRWKILPRNQCEGIKKYVVGLIIKTSSDANSVEKEGVYIAKLNMILVQILKQEWPKHWPTFISDIVGASRTSESLCQNNMIILKLLSEEVFDFSSGQMTQVKAKHLKDSMCNEFSQIFQLCQFVMENSQNAPLVHATLETLLRFLNWIPLGYIFETKLISTLVYKFLNVPMFRNVTLKCLTEIAGVSVSQYEEQFVNLFSLTMIQLKQMLPLSTNIRLAYSNGRDDEQNFIQNLSLFLCTFLKEHGQLIEKRLNLRETLMEALHYMLLVSEVEETEIFKICLEYWNHLAAELYRESPFSTSTSPLLSTSQHFDVPPRRHLYLPVLSKVRLLMVSRMAKPEEVLVVENDQGEVVREFMKDTDSINLYKNMRETLVYLTHLDYADTERIMTEKLHNQVNGTEWSWRNLNTLCWAIGSISGAMHEEDEKRFLVTVIKDLLGLCEQKRGKDNKAIIASNIMYIVGQYPRFLRAHWKFLKTVVNKLFEFMHETHDGVQDMACDTFIKIAQKCRRHFVQVQVGEVMPFIDEILNNINTIICDLQPQQVHTFYEAVGYMIGAQTDQAVQERLIEKYMLLPNQVWDSIIQQATKNVDILKDPETVRQLGSILKTNVRACKAVGHPFVLQLGRIYLDMLNVYKCLSENISSAIQSNGEMVTKQPLIRSMRTVKRETLKLISGWVSRSNDPQMVGENFVPPLLEAVLIDYQRNVPAAREPEVLSTMATIVNKLGAHITGEIPKIFDAVFECTLEMINKNFEEFPEHRTHFFYLLQAVNSQCFPAFLSIPPAQFKLVLDSIIWAFKHTMRNVADTGLQILFTMLQNIAQEEGAAQSFYQTYFCDILQHIFSVVTDTSHTAGLTMHASILAYMFNLVEEGKISITLNAGTSANNQSYVQEYVANLLKTAFPHLQDAQVKVFVTGLFSLNQDIPAFKEHLRDFLVQIKEFAGEDSADLFLEEREAALRQAQEEKHKLQMSVPGILNPHELPEEMCE